A region of Myxococcus stipitatus DSM 14675 DNA encodes the following proteins:
- a CDS encoding DoxX family protein — protein sequence MSTAAPATAVSTPKPWSLWGGRVLSTLVVAVLAFSAVMKLTQAPAILENAGRFGYTPALMFNIGLVEILCLVLYAVPQTAVLGAILVTGYLGGATATHVRIADPFITPVLVGVFAWGGLFLRDARLRALLPLRRAP from the coding sequence ATGAGCACCGCCGCTCCCGCGACCGCCGTGTCCACGCCCAAGCCCTGGAGTCTCTGGGGAGGCCGAGTCCTCTCCACGCTCGTCGTCGCGGTCCTCGCGTTCAGCGCGGTGATGAAGCTGACGCAGGCGCCCGCCATTCTCGAGAACGCCGGGCGCTTCGGCTACACGCCTGCCCTGATGTTCAACATCGGCCTGGTCGAAATCCTGTGCCTGGTGCTCTACGCGGTGCCCCAGACGGCGGTGCTCGGCGCCATCCTCGTCACCGGCTACCTGGGCGGCGCCACGGCGACGCACGTGCGCATCGCGGACCCGTTCATCACGCCCGTCCTCGTCGGCGTCTTCGCCTGGGGAGGCCTGTTCCTGCGGGACGCGCGCCTGCGAGCGCTGCTGCCCCTGCGTCGAGCCCCCTGA
- a CDS encoding helix-turn-helix transcriptional regulator, producing the protein MSRPTTRVLTVLELLQTHGRMSGSELARRLAVDRRTVRRYVVKLEELGIPITAERGRDGAYMLVAGFKLPPMMFTDDEVLALSVGLLAARGLGLAEAAPAVASAQAKLERVMPATLKRRVRAVDASVTLDISGSRATLDNASLVALSAATQARERVRLGYRAAREEESQRDFDPYGLVWRGGRWYVVGHCHLRQDLRTFRLDRVRSVLPLQVHFERPEDFDALAHVTLAVATLPRAHAVEVLLDTDLETARRQVFATLGVLEAVPGGGVRLLGQTDDLDWFARELARLPFAFHIQSPEEMRAVLKTRAQRLLALAVGGGAKS; encoded by the coding sequence ATGTCCCGCCCCACCACGCGTGTGCTCACGGTGCTCGAGCTCTTGCAGACGCATGGGCGGATGAGCGGCTCGGAGCTGGCGCGGCGGCTGGCGGTGGACCGGCGCACGGTGCGCCGCTACGTCGTGAAGCTGGAGGAGCTGGGCATCCCCATCACCGCCGAGCGCGGACGGGATGGCGCGTACATGCTGGTGGCGGGCTTCAAGCTGCCGCCGATGATGTTCACCGATGATGAGGTGCTGGCGCTGTCGGTGGGCTTGCTGGCGGCGCGCGGGCTGGGGCTGGCGGAGGCGGCTCCGGCCGTCGCCAGCGCGCAGGCGAAGCTGGAGCGGGTGATGCCCGCGACGCTCAAGCGCCGGGTGCGGGCGGTGGATGCGTCGGTGACGCTCGACATCTCCGGCTCGCGGGCGACGCTGGACAACGCGTCGCTCGTCGCGCTGAGCGCGGCCACGCAGGCCCGGGAGCGCGTTCGCTTGGGTTACCGCGCGGCGCGGGAGGAGGAGTCGCAGCGGGACTTCGACCCGTATGGGCTCGTCTGGCGCGGCGGGCGCTGGTACGTGGTCGGGCACTGCCACCTGCGCCAGGACCTGCGCACGTTCCGGTTGGACCGCGTGCGCTCCGTGCTGCCTCTTCAAGTCCACTTCGAGCGGCCGGAGGACTTCGATGCGCTGGCGCACGTGACGCTCGCGGTCGCGACGCTGCCTCGGGCCCATGCGGTGGAGGTGCTGCTCGACACGGACCTGGAGACGGCGCGGCGGCAGGTGTTCGCCACGCTGGGCGTGCTGGAGGCGGTGCCCGGCGGAGGCGTGCGGCTCCTGGGCCAGACGGATGACCTGGACTGGTTTGCTCGCGAGCTGGCGCGGCTGCCGTTCGCGTTCCACATCCAGAGTCCGGAGGAGATGCGCGCCGTGCTCAAGACGCGAGCCCAGCGGCTGCTCGCGCTGGCGGTGGGTGGCGGCGCGAAGTCCTGA
- the bioF gene encoding 8-amino-7-oxononanoate synthase, translated as MSDVKQAEVAASSEDVASSWAREDLASLQARGLRRYLEPLESPQGPVVRVGGETLVNFSSNDYLGLAASPSVRAAAIAAVERHGVGTGASRLVMGDTSAHHRLEARLMAFERAEAVLLFNSGYAANTGILPALVGVGDAVFSDALNHASLVDGCRLSRARVVVYPHADVDALAKALAETPGRRKLVVTDTVFSMDGDVAPLRDIVDVCRAHGAALMVDEAHATGVLGARGAGLCEELGLEAQVDLRMGTLSKALGGQGAYVATSRVVADLLISRARPFIFSTSLPAALCAAAEAAVDAVETDSDLRPRLWRNIRRFSDGLRAMGLRAEPRSAVFPVVLGEPERALDAARRLREAGVLVKAIRPPTVPEGTSRLRFCLSAAHTVGHVDLALESLRRVGVHARGG; from the coding sequence GTGAGTGACGTGAAGCAGGCGGAGGTGGCCGCGTCGTCGGAGGATGTGGCCTCCTCCTGGGCTCGGGAGGACCTGGCGTCGCTCCAGGCGAGAGGGCTTCGCCGCTACCTGGAGCCGCTGGAGTCGCCACAGGGGCCCGTGGTGCGAGTGGGGGGCGAGACGCTCGTCAACTTCTCGTCCAACGACTACCTGGGGCTGGCGGCCTCGCCGTCCGTGCGCGCCGCGGCCATCGCGGCGGTGGAGCGCCACGGCGTGGGTACGGGTGCCAGCCGGCTGGTGATGGGCGACACGTCCGCGCACCACCGGCTGGAGGCGCGGCTGATGGCCTTCGAGCGCGCCGAGGCCGTGCTGCTCTTCAATAGCGGCTATGCGGCGAACACGGGCATCCTCCCCGCGCTGGTGGGGGTGGGGGACGCGGTGTTCTCCGATGCGCTCAACCATGCGTCGCTGGTGGATGGCTGCCGGCTGTCGCGAGCGCGCGTGGTCGTCTATCCGCACGCGGACGTGGATGCGCTGGCGAAGGCGCTCGCGGAGACGCCGGGGCGGCGGAAGCTGGTCGTCACGGACACGGTGTTCTCCATGGATGGAGACGTGGCGCCGCTGCGGGACATCGTGGACGTGTGTCGTGCGCACGGGGCCGCGCTGATGGTGGATGAGGCGCATGCCACCGGCGTGTTGGGGGCTCGGGGCGCGGGGCTCTGTGAGGAGCTGGGGTTGGAGGCGCAGGTGGACCTGCGCATGGGCACGCTCAGCAAGGCGCTGGGAGGGCAGGGGGCGTACGTGGCCACGTCGCGCGTGGTGGCGGACCTGCTCATCAGCCGCGCGCGGCCGTTCATCTTCTCCACGTCACTGCCCGCGGCGCTGTGTGCGGCGGCCGAGGCGGCGGTGGACGCGGTGGAGACGGACTCCGACTTGCGTCCTCGGCTGTGGCGCAACATCCGCCGCTTCTCGGATGGGCTGCGGGCGATGGGCTTGCGTGCGGAGCCTCGCAGCGCGGTGTTCCCCGTGGTGCTGGGGGAGCCCGAGCGCGCGCTGGACGCGGCCCGGCGGCTGCGGGAGGCGGGCGTGCTGGTGAAGGCCATCCGGCCTCCCACGGTGCCCGAGGGCACCAGTCGCCTGCGCTTCTGTCTCTCCGCCGCGCATACCGTGGGGCACGTGGACCTCGCGCTGGAGTCGCTGCGCCGGGTGGGCGTGCACGCGCGGGGAGGGTAG
- a CDS encoding CGNR zinc finger domain-containing protein has product MVARQRPPPLQAPLPSGEIREGFKFRSGRLSLDLASTLSGRRTEAPKEQLRTPADLGRWLVLARVAAQVQEPSDEELGQARELREAIYRLAMSRARGESFSARDRAILNRWAAEAPPAPQLGPRGLLWAGAGVRGQFVVLARDAAELLGGPLAENIRHCAQEDCGLLFVDTSRSGLRRWCSMAGCGNKAKVAEFRRRQRSDAR; this is encoded by the coding sequence ATGGTCGCAAGGCAACGCCCCCCACCGTTACAAGCCCCTCTTCCGTCCGGAGAGATACGGGAGGGGTTCAAGTTCCGCTCGGGGCGCCTGTCCCTGGACCTGGCGTCGACGCTGTCGGGGCGTCGGACGGAGGCGCCCAAGGAGCAGCTCCGGACGCCCGCGGACCTGGGGCGCTGGCTGGTGCTCGCGCGCGTGGCGGCGCAGGTGCAGGAGCCCTCGGACGAGGAGCTGGGCCAGGCGCGCGAGCTGCGCGAGGCCATCTACCGGCTGGCGATGTCGCGGGCGAGGGGTGAGAGCTTCTCCGCCAGGGACCGGGCCATCCTGAACCGCTGGGCCGCGGAGGCGCCTCCCGCGCCGCAGCTCGGGCCGCGGGGATTGCTCTGGGCGGGCGCGGGGGTGCGGGGTCAGTTCGTGGTGCTCGCGCGGGATGCCGCGGAGCTCCTGGGCGGACCGCTCGCGGAGAACATCCGGCACTGTGCGCAGGAGGACTGCGGCCTGCTCTTCGTGGACACCTCGCGCTCGGGGTTGCGCCGCTGGTGTTCCATGGCGGGCTGCGGGAACAAGGCCAAGGTGGCCGAGTTCCGGCGCCGCCAGCGCTCCGACGCCCGCTAG
- the bioD gene encoding dethiobiotin synthase has protein sequence MAQKPFQIFVTGTDTGVGKTQASRALLSLLADAGLAPQGFKPYESGCASLKTPADALSLREAAGSMLPLDAVCPHRFRAPVAPGVAASRLGREPDWSVTLAAWERLKHGPAVVEGAGGLFVPLDSSHDVIDLIQTLRLPVLLVARAGLGTLNHTALSLQALAARRIPVRAVLLSRGTSGRDISERDNRALLEARHQLPVLGPVPFEADARRRHAAFRRALRTLVP, from the coding sequence ATGGCCCAGAAGCCCTTCCAGATTTTCGTCACCGGTACGGACACTGGCGTCGGCAAGACGCAGGCGTCTCGTGCGCTGCTGTCACTGCTCGCCGACGCAGGCCTCGCGCCCCAGGGCTTCAAGCCCTACGAGAGCGGCTGTGCCTCGCTGAAGACCCCCGCCGACGCGCTCTCCTTGCGCGAGGCCGCGGGGAGCATGCTGCCCCTGGACGCCGTCTGCCCGCACCGCTTCCGGGCCCCCGTGGCGCCAGGCGTGGCCGCCTCGCGCCTGGGCCGCGAGCCGGACTGGAGCGTCACCCTGGCCGCGTGGGAGCGCCTCAAGCACGGCCCCGCCGTGGTGGAGGGGGCGGGCGGCCTCTTCGTCCCCCTGGACTCGAGCCACGACGTCATCGACCTCATCCAGACGCTGCGGCTGCCCGTGTTGCTGGTGGCTCGGGCGGGCCTGGGCACGCTCAACCACACCGCCCTGTCGCTCCAGGCGCTCGCCGCCCGCCGCATCCCCGTGCGCGCCGTGCTGCTGTCGCGGGGCACCTCCGGACGGGACATCTCCGAGCGCGACAACCGCGCGCTGCTGGAGGCGCGCCACCAGCTTCCGGTGCTCGGGCCGGTGCCCTTCGAGGCCGACGCACGACGCCGCCACGCCGCGTTCCGGCGAGCCCTGCGCACTCTGGTGCCGTGA
- a CDS encoding winged helix-turn-helix transcriptional regulator — protein MSPGALKLSARPPPHGGSESCLAVRDILTRVGDKWSVQVVGHLGPGPLRFGELRRAIEGISQRMLTLTLRGLERDGLVTRTVHPTVPPQVDYALTPLGETLLGPVSELSRWAVSHREQIQAARGLYDARPEPASPVAVRR, from the coding sequence ATGTCACCAGGCGCCCTGAAGCTGTCGGCGCGTCCGCCTCCTCATGGCGGATCCGAGTCCTGTCTGGCGGTCCGCGACATCCTCACCCGCGTGGGTGACAAGTGGAGTGTCCAGGTGGTGGGGCACCTGGGGCCCGGGCCCCTGCGCTTCGGCGAGCTGCGGCGGGCCATCGAGGGCATCTCCCAGCGCATGCTGACGCTCACCTTGCGAGGGCTGGAGCGCGACGGGCTGGTCACCCGCACCGTCCACCCGACGGTACCGCCGCAGGTGGACTACGCGCTGACGCCGCTGGGGGAGACGCTGCTGGGGCCCGTCTCCGAGCTGTCCCGCTGGGCAGTGAGCCACCGCGAGCAGATTCAAGCGGCGCGAGGGCTCTACGACGCGCGGCCGGAGCCCGCTTCTCCCGTGGCGGTGCGCAGGTAG
- a CDS encoding GlsB/YeaQ/YmgE family stress response membrane protein: MTLETILVWAVIGLIAGWLASAVVGGGYGLVGDIVVGVVGAFLGGFIFRALGAGQPFGGIVGTIFVAFIGAVVLLLVLRAIRSSSARRI, encoded by the coding sequence ATGACATTGGAAACAATTCTCGTGTGGGCGGTCATCGGGCTCATCGCCGGGTGGTTGGCGTCGGCGGTGGTGGGCGGTGGGTATGGCCTGGTGGGCGATATCGTGGTGGGCGTGGTGGGTGCGTTCCTGGGGGGGTTCATCTTCCGGGCCCTGGGTGCGGGTCAGCCCTTCGGTGGGATTGTGGGGACCATCTTCGTGGCCTTCATCGGAGCGGTGGTGTTGCTGCTCGTCTTGAGAGCCATCCGGTCGAGCTCCGCCCGACGGATATGA
- the trhA gene encoding PAQR family membrane homeostasis protein TrhA: protein MASIDPLIARPLEADVKPRLRGLSHALAFLVSLVGFFVLVLAPVQGLQRLADGIFGLSLVLMFGISGTYHLLTWSPEANQRLRRMDHAAIYLLIAGTFTPLATLDAPGAWTKGLLWVMWGCALTGAGLSLAGISGTRGVRSGLYVLLGALAAPVMLRLPAVMGSDRATWLLVGGVVYALGAIVYARKWPDPIPRVFGYHEVFHVMVIAAAATHYAVLVDFLWTVR, encoded by the coding sequence ATGGCGTCCATCGACCCACTGATTGCCCGCCCGCTCGAGGCGGACGTGAAGCCCCGGCTCCGGGGCCTGTCCCACGCGCTGGCCTTCCTGGTCTCGCTGGTGGGGTTCTTCGTGTTGGTGCTCGCGCCGGTCCAGGGTCTCCAGCGACTGGCGGACGGCATCTTCGGCCTCTCCCTGGTGCTGATGTTTGGAATCAGCGGGACGTACCACCTGCTGACGTGGAGTCCGGAAGCGAACCAGCGGCTGCGGCGGATGGACCATGCGGCCATCTATCTGCTCATCGCGGGGACCTTCACGCCGCTGGCCACGCTGGATGCACCGGGGGCGTGGACGAAGGGGCTGCTCTGGGTGATGTGGGGTTGCGCGCTCACGGGCGCGGGGCTGTCCCTGGCGGGCATCAGTGGAACCCGAGGCGTGCGCTCCGGGCTCTACGTGCTCCTGGGCGCGCTGGCGGCGCCGGTGATGCTGCGCCTGCCTGCCGTGATGGGCTCGGACCGGGCGACGTGGCTCCTGGTGGGCGGCGTCGTCTATGCGCTGGGGGCCATCGTCTATGCGCGAAAGTGGCCAGACCCCATCCCCCGCGTCTTTGGCTATCACGAAGTCTTTCACGTCATGGTCATCGCCGCGGCCGCGACGCACTACGCCGTGCTGGTCGATTTCCTGTGGACCGTCCGGTGA
- the bioB gene encoding biotin synthase BioB, with protein MSDTAAASESFHGHAHHAAPPPEGVAVRHDWELAEVRAIYSMPLLELVHRAQTVHRAVFQENKVQLCSLLSIKTGGCPEDCGYCPQAARYKTGVKAEKLMAVPEVLSAAQKARSAGATRFCMGAAWREVKDGPQFDSVLEMVRGVRALGMEACATLGMLSETQAKRLKEAGLSAYNHNLDTSPEHYGDIISTRVYDDRLRTLGRVRDAGISVCCGGIIGMGESVDDRCNLLRTLANQEHHPESVPVNALVAVEGTPLAEQPRVETVDMVRTIATARILMPQSMVRLSAGRQQMNEEAQLLCMMAGANSLFFGEKLLTTGNPEYTQDMALLEKAGIRPLEPRQEG; from the coding sequence ATGTCCGACACCGCCGCCGCCAGCGAGTCCTTTCACGGCCACGCCCACCACGCCGCGCCGCCTCCCGAAGGTGTCGCCGTGAGGCATGACTGGGAGCTGGCCGAGGTCCGCGCCATCTACTCGATGCCCCTGCTGGAGCTGGTGCACCGGGCGCAGACGGTGCACCGCGCCGTGTTCCAGGAGAACAAGGTGCAGCTGTGCTCGCTCCTGTCCATCAAGACGGGCGGCTGTCCGGAGGACTGCGGCTACTGCCCGCAGGCGGCGCGCTACAAGACGGGCGTGAAGGCGGAGAAGCTGATGGCGGTGCCGGAGGTGCTGTCGGCCGCGCAGAAGGCTCGCTCGGCGGGGGCCACGCGCTTCTGCATGGGCGCGGCGTGGCGCGAGGTGAAGGACGGCCCGCAGTTCGACAGCGTGCTGGAGATGGTGCGCGGCGTGCGCGCGCTGGGCATGGAGGCGTGCGCCACGCTGGGCATGCTCTCCGAGACCCAGGCGAAGCGGCTGAAGGAAGCGGGGCTGTCCGCGTACAACCACAACCTGGACACCTCGCCGGAGCACTACGGCGACATCATCTCCACGCGCGTGTACGACGACCGTCTGCGCACGCTGGGCCGGGTGCGCGACGCGGGCATCTCCGTGTGCTGCGGCGGCATCATCGGCATGGGTGAGTCGGTGGATGACCGCTGCAACCTGCTGCGCACGCTGGCCAACCAGGAGCACCACCCGGAGTCGGTGCCCGTCAACGCGCTGGTGGCCGTGGAGGGCACGCCCCTGGCCGAGCAGCCGCGCGTGGAGACGGTGGACATGGTGCGCACGATTGCGACCGCGCGCATCCTGATGCCGCAGTCCATGGTGCGCCTGTCCGCGGGCCGCCAGCAGATGAACGAGGAGGCGCAGTTGTTGTGCATGATGGCGGGCGCCAACTCGCTGTTCTTCGGCGAGAAGCTGCTCACCACCGGCAACCCCGAGTACACCCAGGACATGGCGCTCCTGGAGAAGGCCGGCATCCGTCCGCTGGAGCCTCGGCAAGAGGGGTAG
- a CDS encoding STAS domain-containing protein, with product MTQSQPQAPVIEVNLERLERIRDVLAMISLGEFNPDEHLIPVVNHDAFSSFEETINLFARQLHASVQENEQSMQKLDAARRELEEKLSTIEKQRLAIRDLSTPIIELWEDVLTLPIVGVVDTQRSLEMTERLLHRISQGKARCVIIDITGVEVVDTSTANHFVKMVNAARLLGTYCVVTGISPFIAQTLTQIGVDLRDVKTLGSLRDGLKECFLYLRNHTAHRAFESSGRQG from the coding sequence ATGACTCAGTCGCAACCTCAGGCCCCGGTCATCGAAGTCAACCTCGAGCGTCTGGAGCGCATCCGTGACGTGCTGGCGATGATTTCGCTCGGCGAGTTCAACCCCGACGAGCACCTCATCCCGGTGGTGAACCACGACGCGTTCTCCTCGTTCGAGGAAACCATCAACCTCTTCGCCCGCCAGCTCCACGCCTCCGTGCAGGAGAACGAGCAGTCGATGCAGAAGCTCGACGCCGCGCGTCGTGAGCTGGAGGAGAAGCTCTCCACCATCGAGAAGCAGCGGCTGGCCATTCGGGACCTCTCCACGCCCATCATCGAGCTGTGGGAGGACGTGCTCACGCTGCCCATCGTCGGCGTGGTGGACACGCAGCGCTCGCTGGAGATGACGGAGCGGCTGCTCCACCGCATCTCCCAGGGGAAGGCCCGCTGCGTCATCATCGACATCACGGGCGTGGAGGTGGTGGACACGTCCACGGCCAATCACTTCGTGAAGATGGTGAACGCCGCTCGCCTGCTCGGCACCTACTGCGTCGTGACGGGCATCAGCCCCTTCATCGCGCAGACGCTGACCCAGATTGGCGTGGACCTGCGCGACGTGAAGACGCTCGGCAGCCTGCGGGATGGGCTCAAGGAGTGCTTCCTGTACCTGCGCAACCACACCGCCCACCGCGCCTTCGAGTCGAGCGGCCGCCAGGGCTGA
- a CDS encoding LysE family translocator gives MTQTAHLWLFFVLVFGIVILPGMDMAFVLASSLVGGRRAGMSAVGGIIAGAVCHVAVGATGAAVLLTVMPSAFNALLWVGALYVAWMGLSLVRAPFAFQANPHAAPRSALATFRQGALTNLLNPKAYVFMLAVFPQFLRPEYGPVWVQALVLFAIIAVTQVAVYGAVVLAADRARGWLESRPSASTRVARAVGGLMVLAAIVTVIEGWRGT, from the coding sequence ATGACACAGACCGCTCACCTGTGGCTGTTCTTCGTGTTGGTGTTTGGAATCGTCATCCTCCCCGGGATGGACATGGCCTTCGTGCTGGCCAGCTCCCTGGTGGGAGGACGCCGCGCCGGCATGTCCGCGGTGGGAGGCATCATCGCGGGCGCCGTGTGCCACGTCGCGGTGGGAGCCACGGGCGCCGCCGTGCTCCTCACCGTGATGCCCTCCGCGTTCAACGCCCTCTTGTGGGTGGGCGCGCTCTATGTCGCGTGGATGGGACTGTCCCTGGTGCGAGCCCCCTTCGCGTTCCAAGCCAACCCCCACGCGGCGCCTCGCTCGGCGCTGGCCACCTTCCGCCAGGGGGCCCTCACCAACCTGCTCAACCCCAAGGCCTACGTCTTCATGCTGGCCGTCTTCCCGCAGTTCCTGCGCCCCGAGTACGGCCCCGTCTGGGTGCAGGCCCTGGTGCTGTTCGCCATCATCGCCGTCACCCAGGTCGCGGTGTACGGCGCCGTGGTCCTCGCCGCGGACCGCGCTCGAGGCTGGCTGGAGTCGCGTCCCTCCGCCAGCACTCGAGTCGCTCGAGCCGTGGGCGGCCTCATGGTGCTCGCAGCCATCGTCACCGTCATCGAAGGCTGGCGCGGCACCTGA
- the radA gene encoding DNA repair protein RadA, translated as MAKAKTHYTCQACGYQTAKWLGKCPDCGAWSSLLEEAGAKDDEKRPAWGASGGAAKPMLLKEVSGESEVRRRTGIAEFDRVLGGGVVSGSVVLLGGDPGIGKSTLLLAALDKLARHGAVLYVSGEESLRQTKMRAERLRVDGENIHLFAETDAERVLGAAESLKPQALVVDSIQTMYLPELGNAPGSITQVREVAGRLMAYAKRTGVPTFIVGHVTKEGSIAGPRVLEHMVDTVLYFEGERGHPFRILRAHKNRFGSTNEIGVFEMKGAGLVEVADPSALFLSERPVGKSGSVVTSTLNGTRPLLVEVQALVAPTGYGTARRTAIGVDGNRVALLAAVLEKKEEIPLVGCDLFVNVAGGMQLNEPACDLAVCAALVSSLQNRPLDPHTLVLGEVGLAGEVRAVGQVEPRLAEAAKMGFQRVVMPAGSARRMEATKLRVVGVETLGDALRAMFD; from the coding sequence ATGGCGAAGGCGAAGACGCACTACACCTGCCAGGCGTGCGGGTATCAGACGGCGAAGTGGCTGGGGAAGTGCCCGGATTGCGGCGCGTGGAGCTCGTTGCTGGAGGAGGCGGGGGCCAAGGACGACGAGAAGCGCCCCGCGTGGGGGGCGTCGGGTGGCGCGGCGAAGCCCATGCTCCTCAAGGAGGTCAGCGGGGAGTCGGAGGTGCGCCGCCGCACGGGCATCGCCGAGTTCGACCGCGTCCTGGGCGGAGGCGTGGTGAGCGGCTCCGTCGTCCTCCTGGGCGGCGACCCGGGCATCGGCAAGTCCACGCTGCTGCTCGCCGCGCTCGACAAGCTCGCCCGTCACGGCGCGGTGCTCTACGTCTCCGGTGAAGAGAGCCTGCGCCAGACGAAGATGCGCGCGGAGCGCCTTCGCGTGGACGGAGAGAACATCCACCTCTTCGCGGAGACGGACGCGGAGCGGGTGCTGGGCGCCGCCGAGTCGCTCAAGCCGCAAGCGCTCGTGGTGGACTCCATCCAGACCATGTACCTGCCGGAATTGGGCAACGCGCCGGGCAGCATCACCCAGGTGCGCGAGGTCGCCGGCCGGCTCATGGCCTACGCCAAGCGCACGGGCGTCCCCACCTTCATCGTGGGCCACGTGACGAAGGAAGGCTCCATCGCCGGCCCGCGCGTGCTCGAGCACATGGTGGACACCGTCCTCTACTTCGAGGGCGAGCGCGGCCACCCCTTCCGCATCCTGCGCGCGCACAAGAACCGCTTCGGCTCCACCAACGAGATTGGCGTCTTCGAGATGAAGGGCGCGGGCCTGGTCGAAGTCGCGGACCCCTCCGCGCTCTTCCTGTCCGAGCGCCCCGTGGGCAAGTCCGGCAGCGTCGTCACCAGCACGCTCAACGGCACGCGTCCGCTGCTCGTGGAGGTCCAGGCGCTGGTGGCCCCCACCGGCTACGGCACCGCGCGGCGCACGGCCATCGGCGTGGACGGCAACCGCGTGGCGCTGCTCGCCGCGGTGCTGGAGAAGAAGGAGGAGATTCCGCTCGTGGGCTGTGACTTGTTCGTCAACGTCGCGGGCGGCATGCAGCTCAACGAGCCCGCGTGTGACCTGGCCGTGTGCGCGGCGCTGGTGAGCAGCCTCCAGAACCGTCCGCTGGACCCGCACACGCTGGTGCTCGGTGAAGTGGGCCTCGCGGGCGAGGTGCGCGCCGTGGGCCAGGTGGAACCCCGCCTCGCCGAGGCCGCCAAGATGGGCTTCCAGCGCGTGGTGATGCCCGCGGGCAGCGCCCGGCGCATGGAGGCGACGAAGCTGCGCGTGGTGGGCGTGGAGACGCTGGGCGACGCGCTGCGGGCGATGTTCGACTGA
- a CDS encoding chitosanase, whose amino-acid sequence MKCLGLVWFGAALVGCGSEGGDDASLERTRSELAACSYVITTNTYVGADWWGTLVFKNTGASSMTRPTISFGIPSGVTCDHDEAGWTHTQSGSTCIYSRTSDLTVASNASYTFYYSTNTNQSFTATNVTITDPNCGGTGPGPNPDPGTGMTANQKKVAEALTSIWENDTPVLAYAYAENIDDGRGYTNGRAGFCTGTGDAIQVIQCYNARRSAANGNVMAKYMAGLTTINNRYQSTGQNQASTSELDSVGNWVADWGTSYNNTTTRADFKACQDQVSDKLYYTPAMNEANKWGAKQALSKMALYDANINHGESGMKSLIRATNTALGNSGQVAPAVGYNGITESAWLQKFLEKRRDVLASDSTWLKAIDRVAAYEKQRRKGNWDLSAPLRNDVRARDCWSTSYPFSGYTVRQINADGTWSTPTSTTFSCQ is encoded by the coding sequence ATGAAGTGCCTCGGACTGGTGTGGTTCGGAGCGGCCCTCGTCGGCTGTGGGTCCGAGGGGGGCGACGACGCATCGCTGGAGCGGACGCGGAGCGAGCTGGCGGCTTGTTCGTATGTGATTACAACGAATACCTACGTGGGTGCGGATTGGTGGGGCACCCTCGTCTTCAAGAACACGGGTGCCAGTTCGATGACGCGCCCGACGATTTCCTTCGGCATCCCCAGCGGCGTGACGTGTGACCACGACGAGGCGGGCTGGACACACACGCAGAGCGGCAGCACGTGTATCTATTCCCGGACCTCGGACCTGACCGTCGCGTCGAATGCGTCCTACACGTTCTATTACTCCACCAACACCAACCAGAGCTTCACCGCGACGAACGTCACCATCACCGACCCGAACTGCGGTGGGACGGGGCCGGGCCCCAACCCGGACCCGGGCACGGGGATGACGGCGAACCAGAAGAAGGTGGCGGAGGCGCTCACCAGCATCTGGGAGAACGACACGCCCGTCCTCGCGTATGCGTACGCGGAGAACATCGACGACGGGCGCGGCTACACCAACGGGCGCGCGGGCTTCTGCACGGGCACGGGCGACGCCATCCAGGTCATCCAGTGCTACAACGCCCGGCGCAGCGCGGCCAACGGCAACGTGATGGCCAAGTACATGGCGGGGCTCACCACCATCAACAACCGCTACCAGTCGACGGGGCAGAACCAGGCCTCCACGTCGGAGCTCGACTCGGTGGGCAACTGGGTGGCGGACTGGGGCACCAGCTACAACAACACCACGACTCGCGCGGACTTCAAGGCGTGCCAGGACCAGGTGAGCGACAAGCTCTACTACACGCCCGCCATGAACGAGGCCAACAAGTGGGGCGCGAAGCAGGCCCTGTCGAAGATGGCGCTGTACGACGCGAACATCAACCACGGTGAGTCCGGCATGAAGAGCCTCATCCGCGCCACCAACACCGCGCTGGGCAACAGCGGCCAGGTGGCCCCAGCCGTGGGCTACAACGGCATCACCGAGTCGGCGTGGCTCCAGAAGTTCCTGGAGAAGCGCCGCGACGTGCTGGCCTCCGACTCCACGTGGCTGAAGGCCATCGACCGCGTGGCCGCGTACGAGAAGCAGCGCCGCAAGGGCAACTGGGACCTGTCCGCGCCCCTGCGCAACGACGTGCGCGCGCGCGACTGCTGGAGCACGTCCTATCCCTTCAGCGGCTACACCGTGCGGCAGATCAACGCGGACGGCACCTGGAGCACGCCCACCTCCACCACCTTCTCCTGCCAGTAG